A stretch of DNA from Bradyrhizobium algeriense:
TCGACGAGGTCGGCGCGATGCATGCCGAAGGTGGCGTTCCAGCCGGCAGAATCCGTTACCTGGACCGGGGCTATCGGCGCGCCGTCGTGGCGAAAATAGTGAGAACCGTGGCCGACCCTGGCGCCCCACCGTTCGACCTGGTGCCCCAGGCCTAGCCGCTGCATTTGCCGCACGCTGTTCGGCGTCAAAAATACCCCTGCCCCGACCTCGCCGAGCGCAGGTGCCTGCTCATAGACGGAAACATCGAAGCCGCGGGCGATCAGCGCGTTGGCGGCGAACAGCCCGCCAATTCCGCCGCCGACGACAATTACTCCCAGCCGCGACCGCTGCATCGCCCTATCCTCGTTTTGGTGAAGGTACAAGGCGCAAACGCGTAAACTCCGGCAAGCAACAGCATCGAAAGAGCTTCGACGGTTGCCTATTTCACGTTATCCTTCCCAGCGGGAAACACCAGCGCCCGAGCCCACAATGCTGACTGGAAGCTGCAGCGGGAGGAGTTTCGATGCACGGCTCTGCGCATATGCTATCCCATGCCGGCCGTTGTCTGGCGGCCTCGACCCTGCTCATGGCGTTATCAGCGCTTGGTTACGCGCCCGCACGGGCTGGTGACTATCCCGACCACGCCGTAAAAATCGTGGTTCCCTTTCCCGCCGGCGGCACCGCAGATGTGATTCCACGTATCGTCGGGGAATGGCTGTCGCGCAAATGGAGCCAGCCGGTGGTCATCGAGAACCGCACGGGCGCCGCCGGAAACATCGGCGCTGAACAGGTCTATCATTCGGCGCCCGACGGCTACACCCTGCTCTCGTCGCCGCCGCCGCCGCTCGTGATCAATCACAATCTGTACCCCAAGCTAGGCTTCGATCCGACGAAGTTCGAGCCTGTCATCGTCATGGCCCAGGTGCCAAATGCGCTGATCGTCAATCCGGACAACGTCAAGGCATCGAGCGTGCCCGAGTTGATCGAATACCTGAAGGGCAATTCCGACAAGACCATCTGCGCCACGCAAGGCAACGGCACGACCTCGCATCTGACCTCGGAGCTGTTTCAGCTGATGGCAAAGGTGAAGCTGCGGCACATTCCGTATCGCGGCTCGGCGCCGGCGCTGCAGGGTCTCGTCGCCGGCGACGTCGACGTCATGTTCGACAATCTCGGCGTCTCGCTGGCGCTGGTTCAGGCCGGCAAGCTGAAACTGCTCGCGGTGGCCTCATCCGATCGTCTGCCGGCGCTACCGAACGTGCCGACGATGGCCGAAACGCTTCCGGGTTTTGAAGCGGTCGCCTGGTACGGCATCGTGGCGCCGCCCAAGACTCCGAAGAACATCGTCGACAAGATCAATGCCGATGTGAACGAGGCGTTACGCCAGCCCGCGGTGCAGGAACAACTCAAGAAGCTGTCCGCCGTCATTTTCGGCGGCTCGGTCGACAAATCGTCCAAATACATGCGCGAGGAAGTCGACCGATGGGCGGCGGTGATCAAGTCGGCCAATATCGAGCTACAGTAGTCGCGGCCTCAGTTGATCTCGATCCGCCACGTGCCGGTTGAACGCCGCCGTGCACGTGATAGATTGTGCGCGCCATGATGATCCGCACCTCCCATATCGCTTCTGTCTTCTTTCTCGCGCGCTGACCGCGTTGCCCGCTCAGGCGGGCGGAAGTTTCCGACAGAAATAGCCCGGCCGCTCCTGCTTCGCGCAGGCCACGGTCGTTTGCCCAGCGATAAAGAGGATTCTCATGCCTGCCAGCAAACCAGCGCGCGCGCTCAGCGACGCGCAGATCGAGCAATTCATTCAGGACGGCTTCGTCCGGATCGATCGCGCCTTTTCGCGCGAGCTCGCCGAGCAGGGTCGCGCCATCCTGTGGCGCGATCTGCCATGCGACCCCGACGACCCCGCAACCTGGACGCGGCCAGTGATCCGCCTCGGCTATTACAGCGACGCCCCCTTCAGGAAAGCCGTCAACAGCCCGCGGCTTCATGCCGCCTTTGACCAGCTCGTCGGAAAGGGACGCTGGTGGCCGCGAGCCGACCTCGGCACCTTCCCCGTGCGGTTTCCGAGCCCGCACGATCCCGGCGACGCCGGCTGGCATGTCGATCTCAGCTTCCCCGGCGAAGACGAACCTGTCGGCCGCCAGGATTACGCCGCATGGCGGGTCAACGTGACGTCGCGCGGACGTGCGCTGCTGATGCTGTTCCTGTTCTCCGATGTCGGGGAAGCCGACGCGCCCACCCGAATAAGGCCGGGCTCGCATCTGGACATGGCGCGCTTTCTCGAACCGGCGGGCGAGGCCGGCATGTCGCATTTGCGGCTGGACGAGATGGGAAGCGGCCGGCCCGAGATGCAGGCGACCGGCGATACCGGCACAGTCTATCTGTGCCACCCGTTCCTCGTTCACGCCGCGCAAATGCACCGGGGATCCGCGCCGCGTTTCATGGCGCAGCCGCCGCTGCACCCGTCTCAGCCGTTCAGGCTTGCGCGAGCGGACGGCGATTATTCGCCGGTTGAGCGAGCCATCCGGCAGGCCTTGCAGGCGCGCGGATAACAAGAGCCGAGAATGAAAGCTAGGGCGGGGCCACCAACGAGGGGGTGTCCCCGTTCTAGTTGATCCCGATGCGCGTGTTGCGCGGACCGGTGCGCTGGAACAGGGCAAACAGCACCGCAATAGCGGTTGCAGCGCCTGTCGCCCGTTGCCAATTTCATGCTACGTTTTTCGCGAATAGAGTGATCCGATGAACCCCCGCCTGATTCTGATCCCCCTCCTGACCTTGATGATCGCCGCCAGTGCCGCGAGCGCATGGGCGCAGGACAAGGGCACGGTCCATCCAAAACCGCTGCCGCCGCTGGCCAACCCGAACGATCCCAACATCGCCGCCAAGGAGCTGTTCGGCCGCAAGATGCTGCCGGCGGCGATGCCGACGCGGGTGCACGGGTTCTACGCCCATGGCTGCATCGCGGGCGCGGAAGGGTTGCCGATCAACGGCGACAATTGGCAGGTGATGCGGCTGTCGCGCAATCGCTACTGGGGCCATCCCGACCTGGTCGCGCTGATCAAGCGGCTGGCCGCAAGAGCGCGCAGAGATGCCGGCTGGAACGGCATACTGGTCGGCGACATGTCGCAGCCGCGCGGCGGGCCGATGTTTACCGGACACGCCAGCCATCAGATCGGGCTCGACGCCGACATCTGGCTGACGCCGATGCCGGGCCGACAATTGTCGCGCAACGAGCGCGAGGAGATGTCGGCCGTGATGATGGTGCGCGCCGACCGGCTCGACATCGATCCGCACGCCTGGACGCCGACGCATCTTGCGGTGATCCGCGCCGCCGCGCTGGAGCCCAGCGTGCAACGCATCTTCGTCAATGCCGCGATCAAGAAGGCGCTCTGCCGTGAGGCAAAAGGCGACCGCTACTGGCTCCACAAGGTGCGGCCGATGTACGGCCACGACTATCACTTCCACATCCGCATCAAATGCCCGCCCGGCGCCGGCGAATGCGAAAGCCAGCCCGATCCGAACGAGGGCGAAGGCTGCCAACCTGCCGATCTCGCCTATTGGTTCAGCGATGCGGTGCTGCATCCGAAGCCACCCAAAGTGCCGCCGAAGCCGAAGCCGCCGATGACCATGGCGGCGCTGCCGCCGGTCTGCAAGACGGTGCTGAACGCGCCGGATGCCAAACACGAAGTGTCAAGCAGACCCAGCGGAGAACAACGATGAAGATTTGGCCCCTGATTGCATCGATCGCATTCGTCACGAGCGTGCACGCACAGACCCCTTATGCAGGAATGCAGACGCGCTCGATCAAGGCGCTATCGGAGCAGCAGATTTCTGATCTTGGCGCCGGCCGCGGAATGGGCCTGGCGCTCGCGGCCGAGCTGAACGGCTATCCGGGGCCGTCGCACGTTCTCGAGCTTGCCGACAAGCTCGAACTCTCCGCCGAGCAACGCGCCAGCATGCAGCGCCTGTTCGATTCCATGAAGGCCGAAGCGATGCCGCTGGGCGCCAAGCTGATCGACCAGGAAGCCGAACTGGACAAGCAGTTTGCCACCCGCACCGTCACGCCCGAAAGCCTGAAGGCGTCCACCGCGGCCGTTGCCGCCACGCAAGGAATGCTGCGCGAGACCCATCTGAAATATCATTTGTCGACCGGCAGCATTTTGACCCCGTCGCAGATGACCAAATATGCGGAGTTGCGGGGTTACGGCGGTGGCGGGCACAAGCGACACCATCACCATTGACGGCCCGGCTGCACCTTGCAAGCCGGTGCAGCCGCCTTTACCTCCTTTCCCATCCTGACTATGGTCAGGGCTGGCGATATCCGATCGACCGCAAGTCTTTCGGGGAATACCGGAACGGCGCTTCCGATGGTCGCCTTACCCAACCAACGCCTGTCTTGCGCGCGGCAACCGCAGCTCGCAATCATGCATGGAGCGCCCGATGAATCGTCTAGCCGGCCTCGTCCTGGCCTTCGCCGTGTCACTGGCAGCCATCCCCTCACCCGCCGCCGCGCAGGAAAAATCGCTGACCATCTTCGCCGCGGCCTCGATGAAGAATGCGCTCGACGAGATCGACGCCGTCTATGCCGCTAAGAGGGGCATCAAGATCACCGTCAGCTACGCCGCCAGTTCTGCGCTCGCCCGACAGATCGAACAGGGCGCACCGGCCGATATATTCATCTCCGCCGATACCGACTGGATGGACTACGCAATCGGGAAGAAGACCGTCAACGAACCGAGCAGGATCAATTTGCTCGGCAACAGCATCGTGCTGATCGCACCGAAGGATTCGAAAATCGACCATGTGAACATCGGCCCCGGCTTCGATCTTGCAAAACTCGCCGGCGACGGCCGGATCGCCACCGGCGACGTGAAATCCGTGCCCGCCGGCAAATACGCCAAGACAGCGCTGGAGAAGCTCGGCGCATGGCAGGCCGCCGAGCCGAAATTTGCGATGGCCGTCGACGTTCGCGCCGCGCTGACGCTGGTGGCGCGCGGCGAGGCCGCGCTCGGCATTGTCTATTCCACCGACGCCAAGGCCGAGCCCGGCGTCAAAATCGTCGGCACCTTTCCGGCCGATTCCCATCCCGCGATCATCTATCCGGTCGCGGCGACGATGACCGCGAAGCCGGAGGCCTCAGACTATCTCGCCTTCCTGCGCTCGACCGCGGCGAAGACCATTTTTGAAAACTACGGCTTCAAATTCCTCGTCAGCCCGTCAACCTGATGTTCGAGATCTCGCCCGCCGAATGGACCGCCATCCTGCTGTCGCTGCGGGTCGCCGTCATGGCAACACTGGTGGCGACGCCGTTCGGTATCGCGTTGGCATGGCTGCTGGCGCGGCGTGAGTTCTGGGGCAAGTCGGTCCTCGACGCCCTGGTCCATTTGCCGCTGGTGCTGCCACCGGTCGCCACCGGATATTTGTTGCTGCTGACCTTCGGCCGCCGTGGCTTGGTCGGGGCGTGGCTCGCCGACAACCTTGGTATCGTGTTCGCGTTTCGCTGGACCGGCGCTGCGCTTGCCTGCGGCATCATGTCGTTTCCGCTGCTGGTACGGCCGATCCGGCTCTCGATCGAAGCAATCGACCGCCGGCTGGAGCAGGCGTCGAGCACGCTCGGCGCCGCACCCTGGCAGGTGTTTGCCACCGTAACCTTGCCGCTGGCGCTGCCGGGCGTGCTGGCCGGCATGGTGCTCGGCTTTGCCAAGGCGATCGGCGAATTCGGCGCCACCATCACTTTCGTCTCCAACATTCCCGGCGAGACCCAGACCATTTCTTCGGCGATCTATTCGCTGATCCAGACGCCGGACGGCGATACAGCCGCCGGGCGGTTGGTTGTCGTTTCCACCGTGATCGCAATGGGCGCCCTGATCGCATCCGAGTGGTTCGCGCGGCGCGCCACCAAACGCCTGCACGGGAATTGACCATGCTGCGGGTCGACGTCACCAAACAGCTCGGCGAATTCTCGCTCGAAGCTGCGTTCGAAAGCCAGGGCCGCGTCACTGGCCTGTTCGGTGCGTCCGGCGCTGGCAAGACGTCACTGATCAACATGATCGCAGGACTGTTGCGGCCCGACCGTGGCGTTATCGCACTCGACGGCGATACGCTGGACGACACGTCGAAAGGCATTCACGTGCCACCGCACCGGCGCCGCATCGGCTACGTGTTTCAGGACGCGCGGCTCTTCCCGCATCTCAACGTGCTGCAAAATCTCGATTACGGTCGGCGCATGAACCGCCTTGCCGTGGATTCCGGGCAACACAAGCGTATCACCGACCTGCTCGACATCGGCCAACTGCTCGGCCGCCGGCCGGGCCAGCTCTCCGGCGGCGAGCGCCAGCGCGTCGCGCTCGGCCGTGCGCTGCTATCGAAGCCGCGCCTGCTGCTGCTGGACGAGCCGCTGGGCTCGCTCGACGAGGGCCGCAAGGAGGAAATCCTGCCCTACCTGGTGCGGCTGCGCGACGAGGGCATTCCGATGGTCTATGTCAGCCACGATGCCGCCGAGCTGCGTCAACTGGCGACGCAGATCGTGATGCTCCAGCGCGGCCGCGTGACCGCGCTCGGCGGCGTCAAGGTGCTGACGTAGCGCTTACTCCGGAACGACGCGCACCGCGCCGCGGGCCGCGCTGGTCGTCAGCGCCGCATAGGCCTTCAGCGCCATCGTCACCTTGCGGCTGCGCTTCTTGGCGGGCTTCCACGCCTCCGCGCCGCGGGCCAGCATCGCTTCGCGGCGCTTCGCCAGCGTGGCGTCATCGACCACGAGGCTGATCGAACGCGCGGGGATGTCGATCTTGATAAGGTCGCCCTCCTCCACCAGGCCGATCAACCCGCCTTCGGCGGCTTCCGGCGAGAGATGCCCGATCGACAGGCCTGACGAGCCGCCGGAGAAGCGGCCATCGGTGACCAGTGCGCAAACTTTTCCAAGGCCCTTCGACTTGAGGTAGCTGGTCGGATAGAGCATCTCCTGCATGCCGGGGCCACCGCGCGGACCTTCATAGCGGACCACGACGACGTCGCCGGCCTTGATCTTGTTGCCCAGGATGCCTTCGACTGCGGCGTCCTGGCTTTCGAAGACCCGTGCCGGCCCCTCGAACTTCAAAATGCTCTCATCGACGCCGGCAGTCTTCACGATGCAGCCATCGAGCGCGATGTTGCCTGACAGCACGGCGAGGCCGCCGTCTTTCGAGAACGCATGCTCGGCGTCGCGGATGCAGCCTGTGGCGCGGTCGGTATCGAGCTCTTCGAACCGGCGTTCCTGGCTGAACGCCACTTGCGTCGGCACATTACCCGGCGCCGCCATGAAGAATTTGCGGACGCTCTCGCTCTTGGTGCGAACGATATCCCAGCGGCCAAGCGCATCTTCCAGCGTCCTGGAGTGAACCATCGGCAGGCCGCGGTTGAGCAGGCCTGCGCGATCGAGCTCACCCAAAATGGCCATCACGCCGCCGGCACGATGCACGTCTTCCAGATGCACGTCCGCCACCGACGGCGCCACCTTGCAGAGCACCGGCACCCGCCGCGACAGGCGGTCGATATCCTGCATCGTGAACGGCACCTGCCCTTCATAGGCTGCCGCCAGCAGATGCAGCACGGTATTGGTCGAGCCGCCCATGGCAATGTCGAGCGTCATGGCGTTCTCGAATGCCTTGAAGTTTGCGATTTTGCGCGGCAACGCGGTTTCGTCGTCCTGCTCGTAATAGCGCCGCGCCAGGTCGACGATCAGATGCCCGGCCTCGACGAACAATCCCTTGCGGTCGGCATGCGTCGCCAGCACCGAGCCGTTGCCCGGCAGCGCCAGCCCCAGCGCCTCGGTGAGGCAGTTCATCGAATTGGCCGTGAACATGCCCGAGCACGAGCCGCAGGTCGGACAGGCCGAACGCTCGATCACTTCCACATCGGCGTCGCTGACATTGCTGTCGGCGGCTGC
This window harbors:
- the mepA gene encoding penicillin-insensitive murein endopeptidase: MNPRLILIPLLTLMIAASAASAWAQDKGTVHPKPLPPLANPNDPNIAAKELFGRKMLPAAMPTRVHGFYAHGCIAGAEGLPINGDNWQVMRLSRNRYWGHPDLVALIKRLAARARRDAGWNGILVGDMSQPRGGPMFTGHASHQIGLDADIWLTPMPGRQLSRNEREEMSAVMMVRADRLDIDPHAWTPTHLAVIRAAALEPSVQRIFVNAAIKKALCREAKGDRYWLHKVRPMYGHDYHFHIRIKCPPGAGECESQPDPNEGEGCQPADLAYWFSDAVLHPKPPKVPPKPKPPMTMAALPPVCKTVLNAPDAKHEVSSRPSGEQR
- the modB gene encoding molybdate ABC transporter permease subunit; protein product: MFEISPAEWTAILLSLRVAVMATLVATPFGIALAWLLARREFWGKSVLDALVHLPLVLPPVATGYLLLLTFGRRGLVGAWLADNLGIVFAFRWTGAALACGIMSFPLLVRPIRLSIEAIDRRLEQASSTLGAAPWQVFATVTLPLALPGVLAGMVLGFAKAIGEFGATITFVSNIPGETQTISSAIYSLIQTPDGDTAAGRLVVVSTVIAMGALIASEWFARRATKRLHGN
- the modC gene encoding molybdenum ABC transporter ATP-binding protein: MLRVDVTKQLGEFSLEAAFESQGRVTGLFGASGAGKTSLINMIAGLLRPDRGVIALDGDTLDDTSKGIHVPPHRRRIGYVFQDARLFPHLNVLQNLDYGRRMNRLAVDSGQHKRITDLLDIGQLLGRRPGQLSGGERQRVALGRALLSKPRLLLLDEPLGSLDEGRKEEILPYLVRLRDEGIPMVYVSHDAAELRQLATQIVMLQRGRVTALGGVKVLT
- a CDS encoding Spy/CpxP family protein refolding chaperone, producing MKIWPLIASIAFVTSVHAQTPYAGMQTRSIKALSEQQISDLGAGRGMGLALAAELNGYPGPSHVLELADKLELSAEQRASMQRLFDSMKAEAMPLGAKLIDQEAELDKQFATRTVTPESLKASTAAVAATQGMLRETHLKYHLSTGSILTPSQMTKYAELRGYGGGGHKRHHHH
- the ilvD gene encoding dihydroxy-acid dehydratase, giving the protein MPAYRSRTTTHGRNMAGARGLWRATGMKNEDFGKPIIAVVNSFTQFVPGHVHLKDLGQLVAREIETAGGVAKEFNTIAVDDGIAMGHDGMLYSLPSREIIADSVEYMVNAHCADAMVCISNCDKITPGMLMAALRINIPTVFVSGGPMESGKVNIKGKLRAVDLIDAMVAAADSNVSDADVEVIERSACPTCGSCSGMFTANSMNCLTEALGLALPGNGSVLATHADRKGLFVEAGHLIVDLARRYYEQDDETALPRKIANFKAFENAMTLDIAMGGSTNTVLHLLAAAYEGQVPFTMQDIDRLSRRVPVLCKVAPSVADVHLEDVHRAGGVMAILGELDRAGLLNRGLPMVHSRTLEDALGRWDIVRTKSESVRKFFMAAPGNVPTQVAFSQERRFEELDTDRATGCIRDAEHAFSKDGGLAVLSGNIALDGCIVKTAGVDESILKFEGPARVFESQDAAVEGILGNKIKAGDVVVVRYEGPRGGPGMQEMLYPTSYLKSKGLGKVCALVTDGRFSGGSSGLSIGHLSPEAAEGGLIGLVEEGDLIKIDIPARSISLVVDDATLAKRREAMLARGAEAWKPAKKRSRKVTMALKAYAALTTSAARGAVRVVPE
- a CDS encoding phytanoyl-CoA dioxygenase family protein; its protein translation is MPASKPARALSDAQIEQFIQDGFVRIDRAFSRELAEQGRAILWRDLPCDPDDPATWTRPVIRLGYYSDAPFRKAVNSPRLHAAFDQLVGKGRWWPRADLGTFPVRFPSPHDPGDAGWHVDLSFPGEDEPVGRQDYAAWRVNVTSRGRALLMLFLFSDVGEADAPTRIRPGSHLDMARFLEPAGEAGMSHLRLDEMGSGRPEMQATGDTGTVYLCHPFLVHAAQMHRGSAPRFMAQPPLHPSQPFRLARADGDYSPVERAIRQALQARG
- the modA gene encoding molybdate ABC transporter substrate-binding protein, with the translated sequence MNRLAGLVLAFAVSLAAIPSPAAAQEKSLTIFAAASMKNALDEIDAVYAAKRGIKITVSYAASSALARQIEQGAPADIFISADTDWMDYAIGKKTVNEPSRINLLGNSIVLIAPKDSKIDHVNIGPGFDLAKLAGDGRIATGDVKSVPAGKYAKTALEKLGAWQAAEPKFAMAVDVRAALTLVARGEAALGIVYSTDAKAEPGVKIVGTFPADSHPAIIYPVAATMTAKPEASDYLAFLRSTAAKTIFENYGFKFLVSPST
- a CDS encoding tripartite tricarboxylate transporter substrate binding protein; this translates as MHGSAHMLSHAGRCLAASTLLMALSALGYAPARAGDYPDHAVKIVVPFPAGGTADVIPRIVGEWLSRKWSQPVVIENRTGAAGNIGAEQVYHSAPDGYTLLSSPPPPLVINHNLYPKLGFDPTKFEPVIVMAQVPNALIVNPDNVKASSVPELIEYLKGNSDKTICATQGNGTTSHLTSELFQLMAKVKLRHIPYRGSAPALQGLVAGDVDVMFDNLGVSLALVQAGKLKLLAVASSDRLPALPNVPTMAETLPGFEAVAWYGIVAPPKTPKNIVDKINADVNEALRQPAVQEQLKKLSAVIFGGSVDKSSKYMREEVDRWAAVIKSANIELQ